A DNA window from Ensifer sp. WSM1721 contains the following coding sequences:
- a CDS encoding CHASE2 domain-containing protein, whose product MSAPRPALARPGLAAAVRRIRSFPRRVKLAALTAFVAVFVSLVSLTGSWSLADLRAYDYLSIVGRPKLPEDGPIIVAIDEPSMAEIGSQWPWPRALHARLIEALRTAGARAIAFDVIFAEPAADPANDAALAEASGPDIVLAGDQTVIETPQAQQFVRTEPLPAFTAKGAAVGIASVDLSEDGTLRQVPSLSDGFAVTLAKTAGANPAIPPRNSLLQTFGAARTYPTVSYYQALDPENFLPDGTFRDRVVIVGLSLQNAPSIDAGGVDAFATSDTVYSRGLVAGAEIQATIYDNVVHGLFIRRAGPAAVIPAIILAAFAAAFAVFKSTSWRTLGYGAFALALILLASYSLMRLGLLFVSPLGPALAFLGVAVGQAGLDYAEERRQRREITRAFSQYLSPTLVERLAQDPSQLKLGGERRTLTILFCDIRGFTTIAEDMKDDPEGLTTLVNRLLTPLSEAVLNEGGTIDKYIGDCLMAFWNAPLDDPDHAIHAVRAARGMLTELVRLNKELAAEAKAAGRPPKSLRIGIGINTGECIVGNMGSARRFDYSALGDAVNLASRLEGASKDYGVPLLLGERTAALASAKFPIAELDRITVKGRSTVSPVFTVAEGASEAALARHRAYIEAKYHGAITVDDGLFDELKKELPALERYYERDRERLTVD is encoded by the coding sequence ATGAGTGCTCCTCGCCCCGCACTTGCTCGTCCGGGCCTTGCCGCGGCAGTCCGTCGAATCCGCTCTTTTCCGCGGCGAGTGAAGCTTGCGGCCCTGACGGCCTTCGTCGCCGTTTTCGTTTCGCTTGTATCGCTCACCGGCTCCTGGTCGCTCGCCGACCTGCGTGCCTATGACTATCTCTCGATCGTCGGCCGTCCTAAGCTTCCGGAGGACGGCCCCATTATCGTCGCCATCGACGAACCGTCGATGGCCGAAATCGGCAGCCAGTGGCCATGGCCGCGCGCGCTCCACGCCCGCCTCATCGAAGCGCTCAGAACGGCTGGTGCTCGAGCGATCGCCTTCGACGTCATCTTCGCCGAGCCGGCGGCCGATCCCGCAAACGACGCGGCGCTCGCCGAAGCAAGCGGGCCGGATATCGTCTTGGCCGGCGACCAGACGGTGATCGAGACGCCGCAGGCGCAACAATTCGTCCGCACTGAGCCGCTGCCCGCCTTCACCGCCAAGGGCGCGGCGGTCGGAATTGCGTCTGTCGATCTCAGCGAAGACGGCACCTTGCGCCAGGTGCCCTCCCTTTCGGACGGTTTCGCCGTGACGCTGGCGAAAACCGCCGGTGCGAACCCTGCCATACCGCCGCGCAATTCCTTGCTGCAGACCTTCGGGGCCGCGCGCACCTATCCGACGGTCTCCTATTACCAGGCGCTCGACCCCGAAAACTTCCTGCCGGACGGCACCTTCCGCGATCGCGTCGTGATCGTGGGCTTGAGCCTACAGAACGCCCCCTCGATCGACGCTGGCGGAGTGGACGCGTTCGCCACCTCCGACACCGTCTATTCGCGCGGCCTCGTCGCCGGCGCCGAGATCCAGGCGACCATTTACGACAATGTCGTGCACGGGCTGTTCATCAGGAGAGCAGGCCCCGCCGCCGTCATACCGGCCATAATCCTCGCTGCCTTCGCGGCGGCTTTTGCCGTTTTCAAATCCACGAGCTGGAGGACGCTCGGCTACGGCGCCTTCGCCCTCGCCCTCATCCTTCTTGCCAGCTATAGCCTGATGCGCCTCGGCCTTCTTTTCGTCTCGCCGCTCGGCCCGGCGCTTGCCTTTTTGGGCGTCGCGGTCGGGCAGGCGGGCCTCGACTATGCCGAGGAGCGACGGCAACGCCGCGAGATCACGCGTGCCTTCTCGCAATATCTCTCCCCGACACTGGTCGAGCGGCTGGCGCAGGACCCCTCGCAGCTAAAGCTCGGCGGTGAGCGGCGAACGCTGACGATCCTCTTCTGCGATATTCGCGGCTTCACGACCATCGCGGAAGACATGAAGGACGACCCCGAGGGCTTGACGACGCTTGTCAACCGGCTGCTGACGCCGCTGTCGGAGGCGGTTTTGAACGAGGGTGGCACGATCGACAAATATATTGGCGACTGCCTGATGGCCTTCTGGAACGCGCCCCTCGACGATCCCGACCATGCCATTCACGCCGTCCGGGCGGCACGCGGGATGCTGACGGAGCTCGTCCGTCTCAACAAGGAACTGGCAGCGGAAGCCAAGGCGGCGGGCCGCCCGCCGAAGTCGCTGCGTATCGGCATCGGCATCAACACGGGCGAATGCATCGTCGGCAACATGGGCTCGGCCCGCCGCTTCGACTATTCGGCGCTCGGCGATGCGGTCAACCTCGCCTCCAGGCTGGAGGGTGCATCGAAGGACTACGGCGTCCCCCTGCTTCTCGGCGAACGGACGGCAGCGCTTGCCTCCGCGAAATTTCCGATCGCCGAGCTCGACCGGATCACCGTCAAGGGCCGGAGCACGGTCTCGCCCGTCTTCACCGTTGCCGAGGGGGCCTCGGAGGCCGCGCTCGCCCGGCACCGCGCCTATATCGAGGCGAAATATCATGGCGCCATCACTGTCGATGACGGCCTCTTCGATGAGCTTAAAAAGGAACTGCCCGCACTCGAGCGCTACTACGAACGCGACCGCGAGCGGCTGACGGTTGATTGA
- a CDS encoding FecR domain-containing protein, translating to MRQRKAGALLIAMALSAPWPALAEPVPRHQPAAGSVIARKSGEEVRFVDVSNWRFVDLAQDLLAGDVLRTNATGALAVLFRDHTQIRLGRNTALRVKQIGGGDTNLELQAGSIWARAERGGEGLVIDTPAATAAIRGTDWTMTVGADGKTSLTVLEGVVELSNAYGSVTVKQGEGAVAAIGSAPTKIIIVTPKDREQMLIHLSLRDAFVWMPPTPLKIRDMRRERERIEAQPEALRSAEDWLTLAEIYLPLDGRQKALAALDQARLKGLNRSQAARAALIEALIAGSENRYADAAKLFAQAENGLDANRRSVAVYGGYFARALANPERVENPPRQAAGVYGALAEAWTAGFRTDIRAAINTIKKAERQHPDDPTLPAARAHFAMMLGERDEARDGIERALAIDPDDPTALEARAIFRANVDNDLEGALADLDRALKTAPGSPGIWNTLGLLQGDRGDNRAAEKALKRAVELDPVDPIYHANLAIQYLDESRLVEAKREIDAAIAADPSLDLMLLARGRYHMQTGDLDKALEDLLAASTANPGYAGGQLLLAATYYEKGDKLPAAQALDNADRLDPNEPVVAQVRTAVAIDAYDADAAIRYAQEVMRRTRAHGGDTAALSANQEAGSTLNNAFRLQGLDAWGQYYGDAVFDPFSGAGYFDQAVRGSVNPLFNRYDFDDSPVANSLNPSSFSAFFQGLLIDPHILAERARTVSLFRYPFFEVDLGGGIVASGDDAGWIGEAAVRGYTVSPFPISVFGTLQWEQPHDTVDIGSGLDIDRESRLISGSGYLTATPTPDDRVVTFLSMAEVDDSRNIFDIPDPRLFPFAGDSLNDNNASNLISGAAWSHTFGYKNIASAAFFVSDKEIVETSRTVFSDIPFPDIVYLRSEQHETSYIGALNHLYGDGDVTWRYGIEAGAVTSRAKAEYYDLIAPTPFRSTRSSDTAAVMKAYVDSLYEITPDLKVEGALFARYIENVNDNNIRLEPKLGIAWAPIEGHWLRAAAQREGYNFGAATLAPVGIVGLQPNQFLIGTEGYADTLALRWDAEWNDWLFTAVDYQHQEIHNGSIDFPFTIPLAPDDLAFDRGRVDRVALTANVALGHGLGLSATVARTKSEDLSTGGDLPLLPENSGQVGLTWVNTANIKTTVMANYIGERTEGTTTLDDFWTLDAALQWEPFDKRIEVELAGFNLLDEEFEVRSGLPGWGPTVKGTVKVRF from the coding sequence ATGCGGCAAAGAAAAGCGGGGGCATTGCTGATCGCAATGGCGCTCTCTGCGCCATGGCCGGCGCTTGCGGAGCCGGTGCCGCGGCATCAGCCCGCAGCCGGCTCCGTCATTGCTCGCAAGTCCGGCGAGGAGGTGCGCTTCGTCGACGTCTCCAACTGGCGGTTCGTCGATCTTGCCCAGGACCTGCTTGCGGGCGACGTGTTGCGCACTAATGCCACCGGCGCCCTTGCAGTGCTTTTCCGGGACCACACGCAGATCCGGCTCGGGCGTAACACCGCCCTGCGCGTCAAACAGATCGGCGGAGGCGACACGAACCTCGAACTCCAAGCGGGGTCGATCTGGGCTCGGGCCGAACGTGGCGGCGAAGGCCTGGTGATCGACACGCCGGCCGCAACCGCCGCCATCCGCGGCACCGACTGGACGATGACCGTTGGCGCCGACGGCAAGACCTCGCTGACCGTGCTCGAAGGCGTAGTCGAGCTCAGCAATGCCTATGGCAGCGTGACGGTGAAGCAGGGCGAAGGTGCCGTGGCCGCGATCGGCAGCGCGCCCACCAAGATCATCATTGTCACGCCAAAAGATCGCGAACAGATGCTCATCCATCTGTCGCTGCGCGACGCCTTCGTCTGGATGCCGCCGACGCCGCTCAAGATACGTGACATGCGGCGCGAGCGTGAGCGGATCGAGGCACAGCCGGAAGCTTTGCGCTCGGCCGAAGACTGGCTGACGCTGGCCGAAATCTACCTGCCACTCGACGGTCGCCAAAAGGCGCTGGCGGCGCTTGACCAGGCCCGGCTAAAGGGTCTTAACCGATCTCAGGCTGCGCGCGCAGCTCTCATCGAGGCGCTTATCGCCGGTTCCGAGAATCGCTACGCCGATGCGGCGAAGCTCTTCGCCCAAGCGGAAAACGGGCTGGACGCCAACCGTCGTTCCGTCGCCGTCTATGGCGGATACTTTGCCCGTGCGCTCGCCAATCCTGAACGGGTCGAAAACCCTCCCCGCCAAGCAGCAGGCGTCTACGGCGCGCTGGCCGAGGCTTGGACCGCGGGCTTCCGCACCGATATTCGAGCGGCCATCAACACGATCAAGAAGGCGGAACGGCAGCATCCGGACGATCCGACACTGCCTGCCGCGCGAGCTCACTTCGCAATGATGCTGGGCGAGCGCGACGAGGCGCGCGACGGCATCGAACGTGCTCTCGCGATTGATCCCGACGATCCTACCGCGCTCGAGGCGCGCGCCATTTTCCGCGCCAACGTCGACAACGACCTCGAGGGGGCGCTCGCCGATCTCGATCGTGCCCTGAAAACCGCTCCGGGTTCGCCGGGGATTTGGAACACGCTCGGTTTGCTTCAAGGCGACCGCGGCGACAATCGCGCCGCCGAAAAGGCGCTCAAGAGGGCGGTCGAACTCGATCCGGTAGACCCCATTTATCATGCCAACCTCGCCATCCAGTACTTGGACGAGTCGCGGCTTGTCGAAGCAAAGCGTGAGATTGATGCTGCCATTGCGGCAGACCCGTCCCTCGATCTCATGCTCCTCGCGCGCGGCCGTTACCATATGCAGACTGGCGATCTGGACAAGGCGCTTGAGGATCTGCTGGCGGCGTCCACGGCCAATCCGGGTTACGCCGGCGGACAGTTGCTGCTGGCCGCCACCTATTACGAAAAGGGTGACAAACTGCCGGCAGCCCAGGCGCTGGACAATGCTGACAGGCTCGATCCCAACGAGCCGGTGGTCGCGCAGGTTCGCACCGCGGTCGCCATTGACGCCTATGACGCTGACGCGGCTATCCGCTACGCACAGGAGGTAATGCGCAGAACACGCGCGCATGGCGGAGACACCGCAGCGCTTAGCGCTAATCAGGAAGCGGGATCAACGCTCAACAATGCCTTTCGTCTGCAAGGCCTCGACGCATGGGGCCAATATTACGGCGATGCCGTCTTCGACCCGTTTTCCGGCGCGGGTTATTTCGACCAGGCGGTTCGCGGCAGCGTCAATCCCCTGTTCAACCGATATGATTTCGACGATAGCCCGGTTGCGAATTCATTGAACCCGTCGAGCTTTTCAGCCTTTTTCCAAGGGCTTCTGATCGATCCGCACATCCTGGCGGAACGCGCTCGCACGGTAAGCCTCTTCCGGTATCCCTTCTTCGAAGTGGACCTCGGCGGCGGAATCGTGGCGAGCGGCGATGACGCCGGGTGGATCGGCGAAGCGGCAGTGCGAGGCTATACGGTTTCACCGTTTCCAATCAGCGTCTTCGGCACCCTCCAATGGGAACAGCCGCACGATACGGTCGACATCGGAAGCGGCCTCGATATCGATCGTGAATCACGCCTGATCAGCGGCAGCGGTTATCTGACCGCCACGCCGACTCCTGACGACAGGGTCGTCACCTTCCTGAGCATGGCAGAGGTGGACGACAGCCGGAATATTTTCGACATCCCGGATCCGAGATTGTTCCCGTTTGCCGGCGACTCCCTGAATGACAACAACGCATCGAATCTCATCTCCGGCGCCGCCTGGAGCCACACTTTCGGGTATAAGAACATCGCCAGTGCCGCGTTCTTCGTTAGCGATAAGGAGATCGTTGAGACCTCGCGAACGGTTTTTTCGGACATTCCGTTCCCCGACATTGTGTACCTCAGGAGCGAACAGCACGAAACGAGCTATATCGGAGCCCTGAATCATCTTTACGGAGACGGTGATGTAACGTGGCGCTACGGCATTGAGGCCGGTGCGGTGACATCAAGGGCGAAGGCCGAGTATTACGACCTGATCGCTCCAACGCCCTTTCGTTCCACACGTTCCTCCGATACGGCAGCCGTCATGAAGGCTTACGTTGATAGTCTTTACGAAATCACCCCCGACTTGAAAGTCGAAGGCGCGCTGTTTGCCCGTTACATTGAGAACGTCAACGACAACAATATCCGCCTCGAACCGAAGCTCGGTATCGCCTGGGCGCCCATCGAGGGCCATTGGCTGCGCGCAGCCGCACAGCGCGAAGGCTATAATTTCGGCGCGGCCACTCTCGCGCCCGTCGGCATCGTCGGGCTGCAGCCCAATCAGTTTCTGATCGGCACCGAAGGCTACGCCGACACGCTTGCGCTCCGGTGGGACGCCGAATGGAACGACTGGCTCTTCACCGCTGTCGACTATCAGCATCAGGAAATCCACAACGGTTCCATTGATTTTCCCTTTACTATTCCGCTCGCGCCGGACGACTTAGCTTTCGATAGAGGCAGAGTCGATCGCGTCGCATTGACTGCAAACGTGGCACTCGGCCATGGTTTGGGTTTGTCGGCGACGGTGGCGCGAACCAAAAGCGAGGACCTCTCGACCGGGGGCGACCTCCCGTTGCTTCCTGAGAACTCGGGCCAAGTGGGGCTGACTTGGGTGAATACTGCTAACATCAAGACGACGGTGATGGCGAACTACATTGGCGAGCGGACGGAGGGCACCACCACGCTCGACGACTTCTGGACCCTCGACGCCGCTCTGCAATGGGAGCCATTCGATAAGCGGATCGAAGTCGAACTCGCCGGGTTCAACCTGCTTGACGAGGAGTTTGAGGTCCGAAGCGGCCTTCCCGGCTGGGGTCCCACCGTCAAGGGCACGGTCAAAGTGCGGTTCTGA
- a CDS encoding Pycsar system effector family protein yields the protein MDSAGSLYKLETFSEEGGREVASSAYYDHIQKINDVFSDQIKMSDQKAAYIFTFMFAFLVSSEEGRGVFTWQRYMEGGILPTILSAVMALASIFSLLSAILVVLPRKGATSTTLFWGAWRAHRDEFLKAAERGDSSYLFRQYIHNADVLSAIACSKYRFVIAAFRALLVTVLAYVLLLSLK from the coding sequence ATGGATTCAGCGGGAAGCCTGTACAAGCTCGAAACTTTCAGTGAAGAAGGCGGGCGGGAAGTCGCGTCGAGCGCCTATTACGATCACATTCAGAAAATAAATGACGTGTTTTCTGATCAGATAAAGATGTCCGACCAGAAAGCCGCCTACATCTTCACCTTCATGTTTGCTTTTTTGGTTTCGTCCGAAGAGGGGCGAGGGGTGTTTACTTGGCAGCGCTATATGGAGGGCGGAATCCTGCCAACGATACTTTCGGCCGTCATGGCGCTGGCCTCAATATTCTCATTGCTCTCCGCAATCCTCGTGGTTCTGCCGAGGAAAGGTGCTACGTCCACGACGCTCTTCTGGGGCGCGTGGCGTGCCCATCGTGACGAATTCCTCAAGGCGGCAGAACGAGGTGATTCGTCCTATCTGTTTCGCCAGTACATACACAATGCCGACGTGCTCTCGGCGATCGCCTGCAGCAAATACCGCTTCGTGATCGCCGCTTTCCGCGCCCTTCTGGTCACGGTGCTAGCCTATGTGCTGCTCCTTTCACTGAAATAG
- a CDS encoding GntR family transcriptional regulator: MNEITSLERREGGPGPIRRTALHDTLVSHLRDMIIEGDLPPGTRLHEGQLGEQLGVSRTPLREAIKYLASEGLVELVPSRGAVVKRFSAKDVRDMLTVLQSLEELAGRLACEAASDAGIAEVRALHDEMVRRYKAGDRLQYYKLNQQIHTAIAQLSGNAALADMHGMLQTRLKRIRFIGHEGPEKWAAAVAEHEEMIAALEARDKEKLSKVLGRHLMNAWERVRDAV; the protein is encoded by the coding sequence ATGAACGAAATCACATCATTAGAGCGGCGGGAGGGCGGCCCGGGACCGATCCGGCGGACGGCATTGCACGACACGCTGGTGAGCCATCTGCGCGACATGATCATCGAAGGCGACCTGCCGCCAGGTACGCGCCTGCACGAAGGTCAGCTCGGCGAACAGCTCGGCGTGTCGCGCACGCCGCTGCGCGAGGCAATCAAATATCTGGCAAGCGAAGGTCTGGTGGAACTCGTGCCAAGCCGCGGCGCCGTCGTCAAGCGCTTCAGCGCCAAGGACGTCAGGGACATGCTGACCGTGCTGCAGTCACTCGAAGAGCTTGCCGGCCGGCTCGCCTGCGAAGCTGCGAGCGATGCCGGAATTGCGGAAGTGCGGGCGCTGCACGACGAGATGGTACGCCGCTACAAGGCGGGCGACCGGCTGCAATATTACAAGCTCAACCAGCAGATCCACACGGCGATCGCCCAGCTTTCCGGCAATGCCGCACTCGCCGACATGCACGGCATGCTGCAGACGCGGCTGAAGCGCATCCGCTTCATCGGCCATGAAGGCCCCGAAAAATGGGCCGCCGCCGTCGCCGAGCACGAGGAGATGATCGCGGCGCTCGAAGCCCGCGACAAGGAAAAGCTATCCAAAGTGCTGGGACGGCATCTGATGAATGCCTGGGAACGGGTGCGCGACGCGGTGTAG